The Oryza sativa Japonica Group chromosome 11, ASM3414082v1 DNA window AATGATTAGAAGACATGATGAAATATAAGAGGTAGGATTAGAATAGGAAATGAGTGGATTGTTAAGATAAAATAAGGTGACAGGAATGGATGGCTACCATTAAACCTTACCCTTTGATGGGTGGGATATCTTTTCCCAATCTCATTTGCTAAATGAGCCCTAATTGTGGCTAAGGCTGATATCAGGGATAGCAAGCAACAGACACACCCTGCTATTGTTATGTTATACATTACATATAATTTAGTAGTATAGACTTCAGAGGAGCTGGTATCTGTCTTTCTTATCTATCTGCCACTTCAATGAAATATTGAACCCATGCATTCAATCCTTGACTAAAAAATTTGTATTTATACTTATGAAGATAATATTAGTATCAGTACAACAGTCAAATGCACCGATTAACAATTAGTAGCAGACACAAACAAAAACAAGGAAATAGTCAGTTTCACACCCCGAAAACATTGTACGTACCTCTTATCTTGCAGATGTGTCCTGATACTGGAAATTAGGCTATGCACCTTCCAATTGTCAGGTGACTGGTGCGGCTGAACCTGTGAGAGGATATTGATGAGAAGCCTCCTCATATCAGTCTTCTGAGATGTCTGCACAAATGCCCAGCACTCGAACTGCCGCTGAAGCTTGCAGTACAGCTTGTTGGCGAGCGTAGTCTTGCCAACTCCTCCAACTCCCACGATGGACACCACCTTGAGCTTCTCCTCTCCGCACACATCGAGCAAGTTTTCAAGCTTGTTCACCGCGGCGTTGATGCCAACAAGACCCGCGGACTCCATGAACCGCGTGGGTTGCCTAGATGAGGTAGAAGATACATCACCTCTAGTGGTAGTAGAAGTAGTGGTGATACCAGTGGGTATGTTTTTGAGCTTGTTCAGGATGGCTTCCACATCGGGGTGGATATGACGCACTTTATTGGCGTGCTCCCTGAACTGCACGAGAGAAGCAGTCGGGATACTAGCGAGCAAGTTTTTGAGCTTGTTCAGGTCATTCAGGGCAGCTTCCATACCATCGGCGTCTATACCGACAGAacagacgttgtcggtgtgctCTCTGAACTGCGTGGGATGCCAAGGTGTTGCAGAGCATACATCTCCTCCAGTAGTAGAAGCAATGGTGATGCCACCAAGGTTGTTGTACATGGTGTGGCGTTGAAGCGCCTCCTGGGTGCGCAGGCTGAATTCTCTGATCTTGTTGGCCATCCACAACCGCTGCTTAAGTTTCCAGGGAACCCAAGGGATCATCTTTCCATGCCGCTGATTGAACTTACGGCGACAAATATTAGGTCCAGTATGTGACCGGGTGGCAGTGGCGGCATGCTCATACTGGTCGATGCAATCCTCGATGTCATAAGAGAGCTCACGTACCTCCTTCATCCAGCACCTGACCACCATGGCATGGTCCTCCAGCTTTGGCTTGCTACAGTGACCATGGAGGACGGAGATTATTTCCTCGAGATCTTGCTTGATGAGAGGTATCTCCTCCTCTGCCCCCTTGGGCAGCATGCTGCCATGACGACGCAGGAGCCGGTCGAGCCTTCCTGGGAGGTTGAACATGGAGCCCTCCATTGATATCTTCTCTGTAAACAAATCAAGTGCATGTTACAGATTTGCATGGCATGGGGCATTAAATGACTGCAAACAAAGAGCtgaaaaagaaggaaataatACAATGGAATCACTAAAACAGACAAGAGAGGGATTACTGAACCTACAAGCTGAAGGCATCAGATGATCAGAGTAGCATGAGCGAGCTCTCCAAGCGGTTGGACTTAGGAGAGAGTTCTTCCATTTTGCTTCATTCCTAGCTTCCAAATCCAATGCTTTCCTCTCCTTGAGGATTAGCTTTCGGTTTGCAGCCAACAGTGGTCGTCTGGTCAATTCAGCCATTCAACAATATTTTCTTCAGAATAAATGATCGATTGGCCACTGTGTGGTGTAGCTGTTGGACACTTCAATAATCACTACTTGACAAGCACTGAAGCACCTTTCAAGATATATGCTTTACACACCAATCCTCAAGTATCCCTGAAATTGAGAATTACATATCAATGCTCAAACTTCACATTATTTACATTTGTCTCAAAATGCAGACTCATCTGTCAAAGTTTCACAATTTACACACACTGCCCCATATTATGTTTTGCACATTTTATGATTTACAAATGCATGATACGCTGGACTATCGACAAAAAATATCTATCTTAAATAACTAAAAACCTGAATGGCAAAGAGCAAAACGATTAGTAAACAGGCTTTTACACTAAACGTAAAGGGATTAGTAGACAAGCTTTTGCACACACTAAAACAAATCCTTTCTCAATAAAAGCGCGCTTATTTTGTACTGAAATGTGAAATATGTTATGAATTTATGAACAAAAACCTTTCAGAGATATATGTCCTGTATTATGAACAAGATTCTTAAGTACCTTATCGATATAAAGCTACTGATCTGATTATCTGAATATTTAAAATGGCATTTAATGATCAGCAGTTTGTGTAAAAAAACACATACTTGTCAACAAAGATATTGTAATATGATTTTGCACTCAGTTGGGGGTATCCACGCATATACACATATGCATGGTGAGCTATTGACTTGCTGAAGACTTAGAGGTTGCATgcttgcagctgctgctgctcctccctcTAGCAGTCTGTCTGATCCACAAAAGTATCTCTGCATCTCTTGTGTGAGCCAGGTCGCATGCAAGCAACAAAACACGCCCATACTTGTCCATAGAGTCTGCTGCGGCGAGTGCTTTCTGGGAGGCCATCATGGGGAAGCTGTTCATGGTGCTGGAGAACCAGTACAACAAGCACAAGGTCCTCGAGCAAGAAATCAGCTCCCTCCAGCAAGAGTTCCGCATGATTGCCGCCGTCATGGACGACCAGCTCCTTTCTATGGGCAGGAGCGAAGCACGCACATCTGTTGCATGGCTGCACAACGAGGAGATGCTCGATCTTGAGCATGACATTGAGGACTGCGTCGACCGTTTCATGCACCTCCTCACCTGCAAGCATCATCGTGGTGGGGTGCGCCAGATGGCACATGAGGTAAAGATCCGCTCGAGCTTCAGTGAAGAGATCCAGAAGCTCAGGAGGCGCCTCAGTGAGGTGCGCCAGTGAGTCGTCAACATCAATTCACCTATTGCCCGTCAATCAGCCAGGTCATCGTCATCGACTCCGTATCGTGCTGCGCACAGTCTGGTGGGCATTAGGCAGCCCATGGAGGAGCTCCTCTCGCTGCTAGATGAAGTGGAGGGCGAGCCAAAGCAGTTGAGGGTGACCTCCATCGTGGGGTTCAGTGGCTTGGGGAAGACCACCCTCGCCAAGGCGGTCTACGATAGCCCTCATGCAAAGGATAAATTCTGCCTCCGTGCGTGGATCACCGCTGATGGCTCACCGGAAACGAGCAATTGGATGAAGGAGATCCTGCGCGGTGTACTCCAGCAAGTGCGTCCCGGCGATGCCATGGATGTCGATGGCCAGCATCTTGAAGCCTCGCTCAAGGAGTACCTCAAGGACAAGAGGTGAACCTCACCGTTAGgcgcttttatttttatttcctttacaagaacatttttcatttttaagtACACCAATAACTCTTCACGTGGAATGTTCTTGGTTCAATTAGCTAATTTAATTATCTAAAAGATTGTTCACTAATGACCATtgcatatgaaaatttatttttacttaACCTTTTCACCTTGTTTTTCAATTTGACCCTCTTAATATTCCTCCTCAATTCTCAATTTGGTTATTAGGTATTTAATTATCATCGATGACATCAGGATGGATCAATGGAGGATCATAAGTTCAGCCTTTGAAAATAATGGTACAGGCAGCAGGATATTACTTACCACAACTATTCAGTCAGTAACTAATAGGTGCAGCCATGGCAATGGTTATGTGTATCAAATGAACACACTTGGTAAAGAAGACTCTGAGGAACTAGCTTTTTCAGTGCTTAGATCACCTGAGTTGGAGAACCATTCAGAATCATTACTAGGGAAATGTGATGGTCTTCCTCTTGCTCTGGTCAGTGTCTCTGATTATCTGAAGAGCTCAACTGAGGCAACGGGAGAGTTGTGTGCAAAGCTATGCCGTGATCTGGGTTCTCATCTGACAGGAAACCATGGCCATGACAACTTTTCAGAACTCAGGAAGGTGCTTCTTGGCAACTATGACAGTTTTTCCGGCTCTGCTCTGAGTTGCTTGCTGTATCTTGGTATATTCCCAAACAATCATCCTCTCAGGAAGAAAGTTCTAATCCGGCGGTGGTTAGCTGAAGGAAACGCAAGAAGTGATGACCCTTGGCGCAGTGAAGAGGACACTGCAGATGACAATTTCAGTAACCTTATTGACCAGAATATCATTCAGCCAGTTGACACAAGAAACAATTCTGAAGTGAAGACGTGCAAAACTCATGGAATTATGCATGAATTTTTGCTGAACAGGTCCTTGGCCAAGAGATTCATCACGACATCACCGCATGATCCAAGAGTTGGAATCAATACTACCAATTCACGCCACCTTTCTGTTGATGCTGCTAAACAGACAAAATGCATGGCATCTGACGAGGAATTATCTCGAGTCCGATCTCTGACAATCTTTGGGGATGCAGGTGATGCAATTTCTTATCTTCACAAGTGCAATCTGATACGAGTCTTGGATCTACAAGAATGCAGTGATTTGAACGATAATCATCTGAAACGCATATGTGTACTGTCACCGTGGCATCTGAAATACCTGAACCTTGGGGGCAATATCAGTGAGCTTCCAAGGAGTATTGAAGGGCTGCATTGTTTAGAGACACTGGATTTAAGGGAAACAGAGATAAAGTTTTTGCCCATTGAAGGTATCATGCTGCCCCACTTAGCTCACTTGTTTGGAAAGTTTATGCTTCACAAAGATGATCTGAACAATGTGAAGAAGATAAGTAAACTATTAAAATTGTTTTCATCAAATAAAAGCAACTTGCAAACTTTAGCAGGATTTATCACTGACGGGAGGAAAGGATTTCTTCAACTTATTGGTCATATGAAAAAACTGAGGAAGGTTAAGATATGGTGCAGGCATGTTGAAGGTAGCAGTAATTACATTGCTGATCTTTCAAAGGCCATTCAGGAATTTACCAAGGCTCCCATTGACATGGACAGAGTCCGTTCTCTCTCAATTGATTCCGAAGAATACTGTGAAAAATTCCTAAGTTCACTTGATTTGGAGCCATGCTCTGAATATTCGAAATACCATCTAAGTTCACTAAAGATACATGGCAAGTTACTCCGGTTGCCTCCATTTTTTAGTTCTTTGTCAGGTCTCATTGATCTGTGTATTACACCAGCTACTCTGACACAAGATCATCTATCAGCACTGATAAATCTGAACAGACTGCTGTACCTCAAACTGATTGCTGACAAGCTCGAGAATTTAGAGATAAAACATGAAGCACTACTGAGCCTGAGACGCCTGTGCTTTGTGGTGAAAAGTGTGGCGTTAGCGCAGCCAAAAATCGAGCAAGGAGCTCTACCAAACCTTGTTTCACTTCAGCTGCTCTGTCAAGGACTAGTTGGTCTTTCCGGCATCGAGATCAGACACCTGAAAAATCTCAAGGAAGTTACGATTGACTCTGGAGTGACTGCGCAAACAAGGCAAGATTGGGAACAAGCTGCAAAGAACCACCCTAACAGGCCTAGAGTTTTGTTGCTCGGAAAGGTTGATCCAGTGGAAAGCGAGGAACCGGGAAGA harbors:
- the LOC136353987 gene encoding disease resistance protein RGA4-like, with the protein product MGKLFMVLENQYNKHKVLEQEISSLQQEFRMIAAVMDDQLLSMGRSEARTSVAWLHNEEMLDLEHDIEDCVDRFMHLLTCKHHRGGVRQMAHEVKIRSSFSEEIQKLRRRLSEVRQ
- the LOC4351133 gene encoding disease resistance protein RGA4-like — translated: MEELLSLLDEVEGEPKQLRVTSIVGFSGLGKTTLAKAVYDSPHAKDKFCLRAWITADGSPETSNWMKEILRGVLQQVRPGDAMDVDGQHLEASLKEYLKDKRYLIIIDDIRMDQWRIISSAFENNGTGSRILLTTTIQSVTNRCSHGNGYVYQMNTLGKEDSEELAFSVLRSPELENHSESLLGKCDGLPLALVSVSDYLKSSTEATGELCAKLCRDLGSHLTGNHGHDNFSELRKVLLGNYDSFSGSALSCLLYLGIFPNNHPLRKKVLIRRWLAEGNARSDDPWRSEEDTADDNFSNLIDQNIIQPVDTRNNSEVKTCKTHGIMHEFLLNRSLAKRFITTSPHDPRVGINTTNSRHLSVDAAKQTKCMASDEELSRVRSLTIFGDAGDAISYLHKCNLIRVLDLQECSDLNDNHLKRICVLSPWHLKYLNLGGNISELPRSIEGLHCLETLDLRETEIKFLPIEGIMLPHLAHLFGKFMLHKDDLNNVKKISKLLKLFSSNKSNLQTLAGFITDGRKGFLQLIGHMKKLRKVKIWCRHVEGSSNYIADLSKAIQEFTKAPIDMDRVRSLSIDSEEYCEKFLSSLDLEPCSEYSKYHLSSLKIHGKLLRLPPFFSSLSGLIDLCITPATLTQDHLSALINLNRLLYLKLIADKLENLEIKHEALLSLRRLCFVVKSVALAQPKIEQGALPNLVSLQLLCQGLVGLSGIEIRHLKNLKEVTIDSGVTAQTRQDWEQAAKNHPNRPRVLLLGKVDPVESEEPGRPCAIRGRGKSSIGQESSEDGSDSSLKRMRLAEPSSSSQLQVTGHPHPVVVAATEAASQPSMANL